In Mytilus edulis chromosome 7, xbMytEdul2.2, whole genome shotgun sequence, a single genomic region encodes these proteins:
- the LOC139483329 gene encoding uncharacterized protein has product MQGILEQGHAELAPPITEECWYLPVFGVYHPRKKDKVRIVFDSSSKNKGISLNDVLLTGPDLTNNLLGVLFRFRKEHIAITADIQQMFYCFRVTHRNFLRFIWYKDNGPDQELIDYRMTVHVFGNSPSPAVATFGLRRTAEISETEFGKDVKDYIVRNFYADAGLNSLPTSSEAIDLLRRTQEALKTTAA; this is encoded by the coding sequence ATGCAAGGAATACTAGAACAAGGACATGCAGAGTTAGCGCCACCTATAACAGAAGAGTGCTGGTATCTTCCAGTTTTTGGTGTATATCACCCGAGAAAAAAGGACAAAGTGCGCATAGTTTTTGATTCTTCATCGAAGAACAAGGGAATATCATTAAACGATGTACTCCTCACAGGTCCGGATCTTACAAACAACTTGTTGGGTGTACTTTTTCGTTTTAGAAAGGAGCATATTGCCATTACTGCAGATATACAGCAAATGTTTTATTGCTTCCGAGTGACACATAGAAATTTCTTGCGATTCATATGGTACAAGGATAATGGTCCCGATCAGGAACTGATAGACTATCGAATGACGGTACATGTGTTCGGCAATTCGCCATCTCCAGCAGTTGCCACATTTGGGCTGCGAAGAACTGCTGAGATCTCTGAAACTGAATTTGGGAAAGATGTGAAAGATTATATTGTTCGGAACTTCTACGCAGACGCCGGGTTAAATTCACTACCAACTAGTTCTGAGGCTATTGACCTTCTGAGGCGAACACAAGAGGCACTCAAGACGACGGCGGCCTGA
- the LOC139481996 gene encoding uncharacterized protein — MSAFSYDDLAKDLMDIKLEPENLPVQRSLGLCWNLASDTFSFDVSTDEKPYTRRGILSVVNSLFDPIGFLAPITVQGKMFLRKLISGIKDWDESLPEEHRTEWETWRDSLKDLRCLQIPRSYATEGLSAAIKKELHIYCDASEQVIAAVVYLRTESSSTVTEVKFVIGKAKVSPIHSHTIPRLELCAAVLATELYAIVKNQLDTYIDKAVFYSDSKVELGYIHNQSRRFFKYVSNRVERIRSVSTPDQWTYILTDLNPADYATRPSHASQIKNSSWLMGPDFLTRKDVDKRTSSQHIIPDFPLENTDTDKEIRPLVTVSKTNVNDIAKLGSNRFERFSSLMALVRAIARLKHFFQPFSQEPFMDGIVV; from the coding sequence ATGTCTGCATTCTCTTATGATGACTTGGCTAAAGATTTGATGGACATCAAATTAGAACCGGAAAACTTACCTGTACAAAGAAGTCTAGGCCTATGCTGGAATCTGGCCTCTGACACATTCTCGTTTGATGTATCAACCGATGAAAAACCCTACACAAGACGAGGAATATTATCTGTTGTAAACAGCTTGTTTGATCCTATAGGATTTTTGGCACCAATAACTGTACAAGGGAAAATGTTTCTGCGTAAGCTTATTTCAGGAATTAAGGATTGGGATGAGTCGTTACCGGAAGAACATCGTACAGAATGGGAAACATGGCGAGACTCATTAAAAGATCTTCGATGTTTACAAATTCCGCGTTCATATGCAACGGAAGGATTGTCAGCAGCTATAAAGAAAGAGCTACACATTTATTGCGATGCATCTGAGCAAGTTATAGCTGCAGTTGTATATTTGAGAACAGAGTCTAGTAGTACAGTCACGGAAGTCAAGTTTGTCATTGGAAAGGCTAAAGTGTCACCGATACACAGCCATACTATTCCCCGACTAGAATTGTGTGCGGCTGTTCTAGCGACTGAACTGTATGCAATAGTTAAGAATCAGCTAGACACATATATCGACAAAGCTGTATTCTATTCGGATAGTAAAGTGGAATTGGGATATATTCACAACCAAAGTAGAAGATTTTTCAAGTACGTCAGTAATAGAGTGGAACGGATCAGGAGTGTGTCGACGCCTGATCAATGGACTTATATTCTCACGGACTTAAACCCTGCAGACTATGCTACTAGGCCTTCACATGCCTCGCAGATCAAGAACAGTTCCTGGCTGATGGGACCAGATTTTTTGACAAGGAAGGATGTAGATAAAAGAACCTCATCACAGCACATTATACCAGATTTTCCGTTGGAAAATACAGACACTGATAAAGAGATAAGACCATTAGTTACAGTTAGCAAAACGAATGTAAATGACATTGCAAAACTAGGATCAAATCGCTTCGAAAGATTTTCATCATTGATGGCATTAGTCAGAGCAATCGCAAGACTGAAGCACTTTTTTCAACCGTTTTCTCAGGAACCTTTCATGGATGGCATAGTTGTTTAG
- the LOC139483330 gene encoding uncharacterized protein produces the protein MSDLPVDRLTPASLFTFVGLDVFGPWSEVARRTRGGLSHNKYSAVLFTCLTIRAIHIEVINDMSSSSFINALRRFIALRGHVKVFRSDNGTNFVGSTNSLKKDVLNSEHGPVKDFLLTKGSVWIFNPPHSSHMGGVWERMIGTTRRILDSIMLETKAKDITIEVITTRMAEVCSIVNARPIVSVSSDPKSPEILSPSALLTHKTESAYDSFNNLDIDDMYKAQWKQVQVMAEMFWNKWRREYLQTLQTRRKWQAATPNLSENDVVLLKDKSAHRNEWPVGIVTHIFPSEDKMVRKTEVRIMKDGKQTTYLRPITELVLLHSTSQ, from the coding sequence atgtcagaCTTACCTGTGGACCGTCTCACGCCAGCTTCTCTGTTTACGTTTGTTGGCTTGGATGTATTTGGCCCTTGGAGTGAAGTTGCAAGACGAACAAGAGGAGGCTTATCTCATAATAAATATTCGGCGGTCCTTTTCACCTGTTTAACCATACGAGCTATACATATAGAAGTGATTAATGACATGAGTTCCTCTTCGTTCATAAATGCGCTGAGGAGATTTATTGCTCTTCGTGGACATGTCAAGGTATTTCGCTCGGACAATGGGACGAATTTTGTCGGATCCACAAATAGTTTGAAAAAAGATGTCTTAAACAGTGAGCATGGCCCAGTGAAAGATTTCCTGCTTACAAAGGGAAGTGTTTGGATTTTCAACCCACCACACTCCTCACACATGGGAGGAGTGTGGGAAAGGATGATAGGGACAACTAGAAGAATCTTGGATTCAATAATGTTGGAAACAAAAGCAAAGGATATAACCATAGAAGTTATAACTACTCGGATGGCTGAAGTATGTAGCATTGTTAACGCTCGCCCGATTGTTTCAGTTTCAAGTGATCCCAAGTCTCCAGAAATCTTGTCACCATCAGCTCTATTGACTCACAAGACGGAATCGGCGTATGACTCCTTCAACAACCTTGACATCGACGACATGTACAAGGCCCAATGGAAACAGGTTCAAGTGATGGCTGAAATGTTCTGGAATAAGTGGCGACGGGAGTATCTACAGACACTACAAACTAGGCGCAAATGGCAAGCTGCTACTCCGAATCTTTCAGAAAACGATGTTGTCCTTCTTAAGGATAAAAGCGCCCACAGAAATGAATGGCCAGTCGGAATAGTAACGCACATCTTTCCAAGTGAAGATAAGATGGTAAGAAAAACTGAAGTTCGAATTATGAAGGATGGAAAACAAACGACTTACCTGCGTCCGATTACGGAATTGGTGTTACTGCATTCTACATCTCAGTGA